In one Dysgonomonadaceae bacterium PH5-43 genomic region, the following are encoded:
- a CDS encoding argininosuccinate lyase (product_source=KO:K01755; cath_funfam=1.10.275.10,1.10.40.30,1.20.200.10; cog=COG0165; ko=KO:K01755; pfam=PF00206; superfamily=48557; tigrfam=TIGR00838): MKLWQKNIQVDKEVERFTVGKDREMDIYLAKSDILGSMAHTTMLESIGLLSNDELKSILEELKNIYKLAETGEFVIEEGVEDVHSQVELMLTRKLGDVGKKIHSGRSRNDQVLLDLKLFTREAIETLVHNVSNLIDVLLSQSNRYKDVLLPGYTHLQIAMPSSFGLWFGAYAESLTDDLQLLQAAYKICNRNPLGSAAGYGSSFPLNRQMTTDLLGFQSMNYNVVYAQMGRGKLERTVGFALAGIAGTLSKLAYDACLYNSQNFGFIKLPDEFTTGSSIMPHKKNPDVFELTRAKCNAIQSIPQQISLIINNLPSGYFRDLQITKELFIPSFDELNDCITMTTLMMQSLKVNENILSDDKYSLLFSVEKVNELVLQGVPFRDAYKQVGLEVEAGNFTTDCSVNHTHEGSIGNLCNDKIEEMKERIINEFDFGEKNRAIEALLN; the protein is encoded by the coding sequence ATGAAACTTTGGCAAAAAAACATTCAGGTAGATAAAGAAGTTGAAAGATTTACCGTTGGTAAAGATCGCGAAATGGACATATACTTAGCTAAGTCTGACATTCTGGGCTCTATGGCTCATACAACTATGTTAGAAAGTATAGGTCTTTTATCAAACGATGAATTAAAAAGCATTCTTGAAGAACTAAAAAACATTTACAAACTTGCCGAAACGGGAGAGTTCGTAATAGAAGAAGGAGTGGAAGATGTTCATTCGCAAGTAGAACTAATGCTTACTCGTAAACTTGGCGATGTAGGAAAGAAAATCCACAGCGGACGATCTCGCAACGACCAAGTGTTGTTAGACCTAAAACTCTTTACTCGTGAAGCTATAGAAACTTTAGTTCACAATGTATCTAACCTTATAGATGTTTTACTAAGCCAAAGCAATCGCTATAAAGACGTTTTACTACCAGGATATACTCACTTACAAATAGCTATGCCTTCGTCTTTTGGTTTGTGGTTTGGAGCGTACGCCGAAAGCCTAACCGATGATTTGCAGTTGTTGCAAGCGGCATATAAAATATGTAATCGCAATCCTTTGGGATCGGCAGCAGGCTATGGTTCTTCATTCCCATTAAATCGTCAGATGACTACTGATTTATTGGGTTTTCAATCGATGAACTACAATGTTGTGTATGCTCAAATGGGAAGAGGCAAGTTAGAACGCACCGTTGGTTTTGCTTTAGCTGGCATAGCGGGAACTCTTTCTAAGTTAGCTTACGATGCTTGTTTGTATAATAGTCAGAACTTCGGATTTATTAAATTGCCTGATGAGTTTACGACTGGCTCGAGCATTATGCCTCACAAGAAAAACCCAGACGTATTTGAGCTTACTCGTGCTAAATGCAATGCAATACAAAGTATTCCTCAACAAATATCATTGATTATAAACAATCTTCCTTCTGGATATTTCCGCGATTTACAAATAACAAAAGAATTATTTATTCCTTCTTTCGACGAGCTTAATGATTGTATTACTATGACAACTCTTATGATGCAATCGTTAAAAGTAAACGAAAACATTTTGTCAGACGATAAATATTCTTTGTTGTTCAGTGTGGAAAAAGTAAACGAATTAGTTCTTCAAGGAGTTCCTTTCAGAGATGCTTACAAACAAGTAGGATTGGAAGTAGAAGCAGGAAACTTCACAACCGACTGTTCGGTTAATCACACTCACGAAGGCAGCATTGGCAACTTATGCAATGATAAAATCGAAGAAATGAAAGAGCGTATTATAAACGAATTTGATTTCGGAGAAAAGAATAGAGCAATAGAAGCCCTTTTGAATTAA
- a CDS encoding hypothetical protein (product_source=Hypo-rule applied; superfamily=57903), which produces MKYPKVLLLCIICSVTFFTSCDEEGQSPIPYRPVKLTLYLSDRDSDLIPTLAAKTFTEPRDASDRIGFGGILVINGFTTGGINIYAYDLACPVEMADSSKLVRIIPDDVGCATCPQCGELYELGYGKGVPTKGISKHTLRTYGVSYKGSNRYQVLN; this is translated from the coding sequence ATGAAATACCCTAAGGTTTTGTTGTTGTGCATTATATGCTCTGTAACTTTCTTTACATCGTGCGATGAAGAAGGTCAATCGCCTATCCCTTATAGACCAGTTAAACTAACACTCTATTTAAGTGATAGAGATAGTGATTTGATTCCTACTTTAGCGGCTAAGACTTTCACCGAACCCAGAGACGCTTCCGATAGAATTGGCTTTGGAGGTATATTAGTAATCAATGGTTTTACTACAGGAGGTATCAATATATATGCTTATGATTTAGCTTGCCCCGTAGAAATGGCAGACTCTTCTAAGTTAGTAAGAATTATCCCCGACGATGTAGGTTGTGCTACTTGCCCACAGTGTGGCGAGCTTTACGAACTTGGCTATGGGAAAGGTGTTCCAACAAAAGGAATATCCAAGCATACATTAAGAACTTATGGTGTAAGTTATAAGGGGAGCAATCGTTATCAGGTTTTGAATTAA
- a CDS encoding carbon monoxide dehydrogenase subunit G (product_source=COG3427; cath_funfam=3.15.20.10; cog=COG3427; superfamily=55961) — protein MNTDFQSEIKTIPHNQERVFEVLSDMSYLENVKDKLPKDKVQDFSFDKDSCSFSVSPAGNIKFTIIEREFPKTIKFKADKAPFDVFMWIQLVESSSEETKMKLTVKADLNPFLKPMLSKPLQEGINKIADVLAAIPYCNI, from the coding sequence ATGAATACAGATTTTCAAAGTGAGATTAAAACAATCCCACACAATCAAGAGAGAGTTTTTGAGGTTTTGTCGGATATGAGTTATCTTGAAAATGTAAAAGATAAACTTCCTAAAGATAAAGTTCAAGATTTCTCTTTCGATAAAGATTCTTGTTCGTTCTCTGTAAGTCCGGCTGGAAACATAAAGTTTACCATAATAGAAAGGGAATTTCCTAAAACAATAAAATTCAAGGCAGACAAAGCTCCTTTTGATGTGTTTATGTGGATACAGTTAGTTGAATCGTCTTCTGAGGAAACAAAGATGAAACTAACAGTAAAGGCAGACTTAAATCCTTTCCTTAAACCTATGTTGTCTAAACCTTTACAAGAAGGTATAAATAAGATAGCTGATGTTTTAGCAGCTATTCCTTACTGCAATATTTAA
- a CDS encoding putative membrane protein YeaQ/YmgE (transglycosylase-associated protein family) (product_source=COG2261; cog=COG2261; pfam=PF04226; superfamily=49785; transmembrane_helix_parts=Outside_1_3,TMhelix_4_21,Inside_22_27,TMhelix_28_50,Outside_51_54,TMhelix_55_77,Inside_78_81) — MWSWIIYILIGAAAGWVAGMLTKGGGFGFLINALIGIVGGVLGGWVFGLFGLSSTGNWGSFITSIIGAVLLLWIISLFKKK; from the coding sequence ATGTGGAGTTGGATTATTTACATTTTAATTGGAGCTGCTGCGGGTTGGGTTGCAGGAATGTTAACTAAAGGTGGAGGCTTTGGATTTCTTATTAATGCCTTAATAGGTATTGTTGGAGGAGTTCTTGGAGGCTGGGTGTTTGGACTTTTTGGTTTAAGTAGTACGGGGAATTGGGGTAGTTTTATTACTTCAATTATAGGAGCAGTACTACTTCTATGGATAATTTCATTGTTCAAGAAAAAGTAA